A portion of the Meriones unguiculatus strain TT.TT164.6M chromosome 11, Bangor_MerUng_6.1, whole genome shotgun sequence genome contains these proteins:
- the LOC110547375 gene encoding olfactory receptor 2Y1-like — protein MESLNTSSEEDFILVGFSDWPHLEPVFFAFISIFYSLTLLGNTVIIILSRLDLRLHTPMYYFLCHLSFLDLCYTASTVPQLLVNLSGLDRTISFGRCVAQLFIVLSLGGTECVLLVAMAIDRYAAVCRPLHYTTIMHPPLCRALVSFSWVGGLVNSLIQASLVMAMPLCGHILNHFFCELPVLLKLACEDTGGTEANLFVARVIILVCPLVLILGSYAHIARAVLNIKSTAGRKKAFGTCASHLIVVALFYGSAISTYLQPVHRYSEREGKFLALFYTIITPMLNPLIYTLRNKDVKGALWKVLGRDTNAA, from the coding sequence ATGGAAAGTCTCAACACCAGTTCAGAAGAGGACTTCATTTTGGTGGGATTCTCAGACTGGCCCCACCTGGAGCCTGTCTTTTTCgctttcatttctattttctacTCTCTGACTCTCCTTGGCAACACCGTGATCATCATTCTGTCTCGGCTGGACCTCCGCCTGCACACACCCATGTATTACTTCCTCTGCCACCTCTCCTTCCTGGACCTCTGCTACACGGCCAGCACtgtgcctcagctcctggtcaatCTCTCTGGACTTGACAGAACCATCAGCTTTGGAAGGTGTGTGGCCCAGCTCTTCATAGTGCTCTCCCTGGGAGGAACTGAGTGTGTGCTTCTGGTGGCAATGGCTATAGATCGCTATGCCGCTGTGTGCCGCCCACTCCACTACACGACCATTATGCACCCCCCTCTCTGCAGGGCACTGGTTTCATTCTCCTGGGTGGGAGGCCTCGTGAACTCTCTGATTCAGGCAAGCCTCGTGATGGCCATGCCTCTCTGTGGACACATACTGAACCACTTCTTCTGTGAGCTGCCTGTTCTGCTGAAGCTGGCCTGTGAGGACACAGGGGGAACAGAGGCCAATTTGTTTGTGGCCCGGGTCATAATCTTAGTCTGTCCTTTAGTGCTCATTCTAGGCTCCTATGCCCACATTGCCAGGGCAGTGCTGAACATCAAGTCAACGGCTGGTCGCAAAAAGGCTTTTGGGACGTGTGCATCTCACCTCATTGTGGTTGCCTTGTTTTATGGCTCAGCCATCTCCACATACCTCCAACCTGTCCACAGGTACTctgagagggagggaaaatttcTTGCCCTTTTTTATACTATCATCACCCCCATGCTCAACCCTCTGATCTATACCCTGAGGAACAAGGATGTGAAGGGGGCTCTGTGGAAGGTGCTGGGGAGGGACACAAACGCAGcatag
- the LOC110547379 gene encoding olfactory receptor 2Y1-like, with product MESLNTSSEEGFILVGFSDWPHLEPVFFAFISIFYSLTLLGNTVIIILSRLDLRLHTPMYYFLCHLSFLDLCYTASTVPQLLVNLSGLDRTISFGRCVAQLFIMLSLGGIECVLLVAMAIDRYAAVCRPLHYTTIMHPPLCRALVAFSWVGGLVNSLIQTSLVMAMPLCGHILNHFFCELPVLLKLACEDTGGIEANLFVARVIILVCPLVLILGSYAHIARAVLNIKSTAGRRKAFGTCASHLIVVSLFYGSGIYTYLQPVRGYSESEGKFVALFYTVITPMLNPLIYTLRNKDVKGALWKVLGRAKDSK from the coding sequence ATGGAAAGTCTGAACACCAGTTCAGAAGAGGGCTTCATTTTGGTGGGATTCTCAGACTGGCCCCACCTGGAGCCTGTcttttttgctttcatttctattttctacTCTCTGACTCTCCTTGGCAACACCGTGATCATCATTCTGTCTCGACTGGACCTCCGCCTGCACACACCCATGTATTACTTCCTCTGCCACCTCTCCTTCCTGGACCTCTGCTACACGGCCAGCACcgtgcctcagctcctggtcaatCTCTCTGGACTTGACAGGACCATCAGCTTTGGAAGGTGTGTGGCCCAGCTCTTCATAATGCTCTCCCTGGGAGGAATTGAGTGTGTGCTTCTGGTGGCAATGGCTATAGATCGCTATGCCGCTGTGTGCCGCCCACTCCACTACACGACCATTATGCACCCCCCTCTCTGCAGGGCACTGGTTGCATTCTCCTGGGTGGGAGGCCTCGTGAACTCTCTGATTCAGACAAGCCTGGTGATGGCCATGCCTCTCTGTGGACACATACTGAACCACTTCTTCTGCGAGCTGCCTGTTCTCCTGAAGCTGGCCTGTGAGGACACAGGGGGAATAGAGGCCAATTTGTTTGTGGCCCGGGTCATAATCTTAGTCTGTCCTTTAGTGCTCATTCTAGGCTCCTATGCCCACATTGCCAGGGCAGTGCTGAACATCAAGTCAACGGCTGGTCGCAGAAAGGCTTTTGGGACGTGTGCATCTCACCTCATTGTGGTTTCTCTGTTTTATGGCTCaggcatatacacatatttacaacCTGTTCGTGGGTATTCTGAAAGTGAGGGGAAGTTTGTTGCCCTCTTTTATACTGTCATCACCCCCATGCTCAACCCTCTGATCTATACCCTGAGGAACAAGGATGTGAAGGGGGCTCTGTGGAAGGTGCTAGGGAGAGCCAAGGACTCCAAGTAG